A genomic window from Nicotiana sylvestris chromosome 11, ASM39365v2, whole genome shotgun sequence includes:
- the LOC104230436 gene encoding uncharacterized protein isoform X1, with protein sequence MASSGTMNKIERAHQRYREGKYAEALGFYTDALSLAKTKSQKIALHSNRAACFLKLHDFKKAADECTLVLELDQKHTGALMLRAQTLVTLKEYHSALFDVNRLIELNPSSEMYQNLHARLKTQLSLAPIPEAEVELEEDENEDEEEQCTNKETNEGGVGKDDRDVMAATTGEAESGTVELTTEVGDVQTAEKSSEQQSTSWEAIPQPKGHSRLDYSRWDRVEDESSEDDDDDDDDDDEEDSQPQFRFRVKTIGVRAVK encoded by the exons ATGGCATCATCAGGTACCATGAACAAGATCGAGAGAGCACACCAGCGGTACAGGGAAGGCAAATACGCGGAAGCCCTGGGTTTTTATACAGACGCGCTTTCTTTGGCCAAGACCAAGTCCCAAAAGATCGCTCTCCACAGCAATCGCGCTGCTTGTTTCCTCAAACTTCACGATTTCAAAAAG GCAGCGGATGAATGTACGTTGGTGCTTGAACTAGATCAAAAACACACAGGTGCGCTGATGTTGCGCGCTCAAACCTTAGTCACCCTCAAGGAGTACCATTCAGCACTTTTCGATGTCAATAGGCTGATTGAATTGAATCCATCATCAGAAATGTATCAAAATCTTCATGCCCGTTTGAAGACACAACTG TCACTTGCTCCAATACCTGAAGCTGAAGTAGAGCTTGAAGAAGATGAGAATGAAGATGAGGAAGAACAATGTACTAATAAAGAAACCAATGAAGGTGGTGTAGGGAAAGATGACAGAGATGTCATGGCAGCAACTACAGGAGAAGCTGAGTCTGGAACTGTCGAACTGACAACTGAAGTTGGTGATGTTCAAACAGCTGAAAAATCATCTGAACAACAGTCCACTAGCTGGGAAGCAATCCCACAGCCAAAGGGACATTCACGGCTAGACTATTCTAGATGGGACAGGGTGGAAGATGAGTCGAGTGAAGATGACGATGATGACGATGACGACGACGACGAGGAGGATTCTCAGCCGCAATTTAGATTCCGTGTCAAGACTATTGGTGTGCGAGCTGTTaagtaa
- the LOC104230436 gene encoding uncharacterized protein isoform X2 codes for MNKIERAHQRYREGKYAEALGFYTDALSLAKTKSQKIALHSNRAACFLKLHDFKKAADECTLVLELDQKHTGALMLRAQTLVTLKEYHSALFDVNRLIELNPSSEMYQNLHARLKTQLSLAPIPEAEVELEEDENEDEEEQCTNKETNEGGVGKDDRDVMAATTGEAESGTVELTTEVGDVQTAEKSSEQQSTSWEAIPQPKGHSRLDYSRWDRVEDESSEDDDDDDDDDDEEDSQPQFRFRVKTIGVRAVK; via the exons ATGAACAAGATCGAGAGAGCACACCAGCGGTACAGGGAAGGCAAATACGCGGAAGCCCTGGGTTTTTATACAGACGCGCTTTCTTTGGCCAAGACCAAGTCCCAAAAGATCGCTCTCCACAGCAATCGCGCTGCTTGTTTCCTCAAACTTCACGATTTCAAAAAG GCAGCGGATGAATGTACGTTGGTGCTTGAACTAGATCAAAAACACACAGGTGCGCTGATGTTGCGCGCTCAAACCTTAGTCACCCTCAAGGAGTACCATTCAGCACTTTTCGATGTCAATAGGCTGATTGAATTGAATCCATCATCAGAAATGTATCAAAATCTTCATGCCCGTTTGAAGACACAACTG TCACTTGCTCCAATACCTGAAGCTGAAGTAGAGCTTGAAGAAGATGAGAATGAAGATGAGGAAGAACAATGTACTAATAAAGAAACCAATGAAGGTGGTGTAGGGAAAGATGACAGAGATGTCATGGCAGCAACTACAGGAGAAGCTGAGTCTGGAACTGTCGAACTGACAACTGAAGTTGGTGATGTTCAAACAGCTGAAAAATCATCTGAACAACAGTCCACTAGCTGGGAAGCAATCCCACAGCCAAAGGGACATTCACGGCTAGACTATTCTAGATGGGACAGGGTGGAAGATGAGTCGAGTGAAGATGACGATGATGACGATGACGACGACGACGAGGAGGATTCTCAGCCGCAATTTAGATTCCGTGTCAAGACTATTGGTGTGCGAGCTGTTaagtaa
- the LOC104230435 gene encoding uncharacterized protein At4g15545-like: MSESSSRSGGPDFHLPDEILSVIPTDPYDQLDVARKITSMAIASRVTNLESDMGRLRQKIHDKDRVILDLEDKVSQLEQACHAAELRLNTTLQDNVKLSKERDSLALAAKKLGRDLAKLETFKRQLVQSLSDDDSSQAETVDIGTYDQSVHKSYPVIEEVNGYTMHHSFSGSMDGRGSYDDASKQAVQRFSIPYITPRLTPTDTPKTTSASVSPRRFSAAVSPQRTSGSSTPTNPQFQGRGSMSSFYPSSQQSSAANSPPRARAKPAQTPRVDGKEFFRQARSRLSYEQFSAFLANIKELNAQKQSREETLKKAEEIFGTDNKDLYLSFQGMLNRGVH, from the exons ATGTCGGAGAGTAGCAGCCGGAGTGGCGGGCCGGACTTTCACCTCCCCGATGAAATACTTTCGGTCATTCCGACAGACCCGTATGACCAATTGGATGTAGCCCGGAAGATCACCTCTATGGCAATCGCTTCTCGTGTTACAAATCTGGAGTCTGATATGGGTAGGCTCCGTCAAAAGATTCACGACAAGGATCGCGTGATCCTCGACCTCGAAGACAAGGTCTCTCAGCTCGAGCAGGCCTGTCACGCTGCCGAATTGCGATTGAACACCACTCTCCAAGATAAt GTGAAACTTTCCAAGGAGAGGGATTCTTTGGCTTTGGCTGCAAAGAAGCTTGGTCGCGACTTAGCAAAG TTGGAGACCTTTAAAAGGCAATTGGTGCAGTCTTTGAGTGATGATGACTCATCT CAAGCTGAAACTGTTGATATTGGCACTTACGATCAATCTGTTCACAAGTCATATCCTGTAATAG AGGAGGTGAATGGCTACACAATGCATCATTCTTTCAGTGGGTCTATGGATGGCAGAGGCAGTTACGATGATG CCTCAAAGCAAGCTGTGCAAAGATTTTCCATCCCTTACATAACACCACGGCTTACTCCAACTGACACTCCAAAAACAACTTCTGCTAGTGTATCCCCCAGAAGattttctgctgctgtatctccTCAGAGGACGTCTGGCAGCAGCACTCCAACAAACCCTCAATTTCAAGGCCGAGGTTCAATGTCATCGTTCTATCCTTCGAGTCAACAGTCCTCAGCAGCTAACTCTCCTCCAAGGGCACGCGCAAAACCAG CTCAAACTCCTCGAGTTGATGGGAAGGAGTTCTTCCGTCAAGCCAg GAGTCGTCTGTCTTATGAGCAGTTCAGTGCATTTCTAGCTAACATAAAGGAATTAAATGCTCAAAAGCAATCTCGCGAG GAAACTTTGAAAAAAGCAGAAGAGATTTTCGGGACAGATAACAAAGATCTCTATCTATCATTCCAAGGGATGCTTAACCGCGGAGTTCACTGA